A single region of the Salvia miltiorrhiza cultivar Shanhuang (shh) chromosome 8, IMPLAD_Smil_shh, whole genome shotgun sequence genome encodes:
- the LOC130997196 gene encoding uncharacterized protein LOC130997196: MTQVAPFYSRIFRIFSAPNSPKTLRNPFPRPLLKKDSHRTIAVRPPFRPPSVVASPRHRVSGGSTVAAGFARMSSAAADTVAFQLSPSSVLKIQKGDITRWSVDGSSDAIVNPANEQMLGGGGADGAIHRAAGPELREACYEVPEVRPGVRCPTGEARITPGFRLPASHVIHTVGPIYYTNKNPEAALRNAYRNSLRVAKEHSIQYIAFTAISCGVYSYPFDEAAKVAISTVNAFAGDFKEVYFVVFSDEVYDAWVKAANQLLKK; the protein is encoded by the exons ATGACTCAGGTTGCTCCATTCTACTCCAGAATCTTCCGCATTTTCTCCGCTCCAAATTCTCCCAAAACCCTACGCAATCCTTTCCCTCGCCCTTTACTCAAGAAAGATTCACATCGGACTATTGCCGTTCGCCCCCCCTTTCGGCCCCCCTCCGTCGTTGCGAGCCCACGCCACAGAGTAAGCGGCGGAAGCACCGTCGCAGCTGGATTTGCGAGGATGTCGAGCGCCGCCGCCGATACTGTGGCGTTTCAGCTGTCGCCGTCGAGTGTTCTGAAGATTCAGAAGGGGGACATTACTCGGTGGTCCGTCGATGGCTCCTCCGATGCTATT GTCAATCCAGCAAATGAACAGATGCTTGGAGGTGGAGGTGCTGATGGAG CCATACATCGAGCTGCTGGTCCAGAACTACGGGAAGCATGCTATGAGGTCCCAGAAGTGAGGCCTGGAGTTCGTTGCCCCACAGGAGAAGCAAGGATTACCCC GGGCTTTCGTTTGCCAGCTTCTCATGTTATTCATACCGTTGGACCAATTTATTATACAAATAAGAACCCTGAAGCTGCTTTGAGAAATGCGTACAG AAACAGTCTACGTGTGGCAAAAGAGCACAGCATTCAATACATTGCATTCACAGCTATATCCTGCGGGGTCTACAG CTATCCTTTTGATGAGGCTGCCAAAGTGGCCATATCTACGGTAAATGCATTTGCTGGCGACTTTAAGGag